Below is a genomic region from Brassica rapa cultivar Chiifu-401-42 chromosome A08, CAAS_Brap_v3.01, whole genome shotgun sequence.
AGTAGAACCAATGGCTTGGCTGATTTGAATGAACCACTTAACGCTCAAGAAACAAATGAAGTTGCTTATGGCAATTTCCAAAGCCATGTTCGTGACTACGGAAAAGTTCTGAACTCAGGCAGTGTAAGGGAGCATGTTCCTGTTATCTCTCTGCATCCAAATGAGAATGGTAAACCGAAAGTTTGGCCACAACATCAGCCCTTAAGAATTGGTAAGATGAATCCACTAATCTGTacattgttagatttttttgcTTCGTTGGTTCTAAGGTTTGAAGTTAACTATCTGCAGATCACTACACTGGCACACAAAAGTCTGCTACTCCATTTCTTCAACCGGGCAAGCCACTAGATCCATCGTCTCAGCAAAGAGTAATGGGTTTAGCTAATGGTGGTCCTCCTCCTCCAAGCAAGGCAGACTTGTGGAGAGGAAAGACGTTTATTGACCTAGAAGCTGATACTGAGCCCAACACTAGTCATGAAGTCATCCATGAATCAAGTAGTTTTGCTTCTCATAATCAACCGCAACGCCACTTGTATCCATATAATACTACTCCAGATTCTGCTGTCCCCTGGAACCGTCTGCATTCTTCTTGGCAGAATCCTAGCTTTGGCTTCCCTCAGAGAGTTGAGAGATACCCGGTTCTAAACCTGTCTGACACAAATGCTCAGAAGCTAGGGGGTCTCGGAGATAGATTACAGTTTGAAAGCAATCCTAGATATAACTCAGGGTCTGGGAGTACTACTCGGTCAAACCACAACAACATGTTTTACAATGAGTGTTCTTCTTCATCCAAATCAAAGTTCTCTGGGACTGGCTTTAATTATCCCAACGGAGGAAGAAGTGATCACAGCCTCTTGGATTTGAATGGCTCTGAGGTGAAGTCTGTGAGAGATTTGAACTTGAATGTGACGCTTTCAAACACTTCTGTTGTTGAAGTCAGAAAGAATGAAGAACATGTGGCTACTTTACCATGGCTTGTTAAACCCAAGCCTGCTTCTAATTCTGAGGTGGCTTATGGGAGATGGAATCTGAACAGTAACGATGCTGTTCCGAGTTCATCTTTGAAACCTTCTAACATGATCAAAGAGGAGGGAGGGAATCTTATGTGGCTAGAGAGGTTAAAGTCTGGTTCTTGTTCCAGTAAACCAGAGACTGATAAGATCAAAGCCGGAACTGCTTATAGGGACGAATCCAATGCAGAAAGAGATAAAGTCCATAGGATGATGCTAGACATCAACGAACCGTGTGAACCACTTTCTGATGAGGATCAGCAAACGGAGCAACAGACAGAGACAAAGGTTTCTGTTAGTAGTAAGTGTCAGTTTGATTTGAACATGTTGGTtagtgaagaagaggaagatgaaagCTGGTCTGCTCCTCCTACCAGTTCAAGACTGAGTTCAAAGAGACCTATGATAGATTTGGAAACTGTTCCTGAGTCTGATgctgaagaagatggagaaaaaCCATCAGAAGAGACACCACAAACTATTGAGAAACCGCCAGAGTTTGAGAAAACAGCAGCAGAGACGATAGTTGCCATCTCATCAGAAGTTGTTGCTTCATCAGAAGCTCCAGAAACAGTCATCCTTCACTGGTTTGCAGAGACAGTAGACACACACAAAGAGAATCTTGACCAGAAGCTAGCTTCTTTCTCAAGGAACCAAGCACGTTCTATAGAAGAGATCGACTACTTCGAGTCAATGACTCTGCAGCTACCTGAGATCACAGAAGAAGAGTACACGCCTACGCCACTAGTCCCTGAAGACATCAAACTAGAGGAAACCTCTGTTGTCACCAGCCAAAGACCAAGAAGAGGAAACGCTAGAAAAGGCAAACAGAGAAGAGACTTCCAAAGAGACATCCTCCCCGGACTCTTGTCTCTTTCGAAACACGAAGTAACGGAAGACATTCAGTTGTTTGATGGGTTCATGAGAGCGGCAACGGGAAGCTCATGGACTCCAACCGGTTTAACGAGGAAGAAAACCGGTGCAAGAGGAAGACCAAGACGGGTTATAACAAACCCTGAACCGGTGGTTTATTACCCGGTTCAGGCTCCTCCTTGTCCCACTTCGGTTCAACAACATGTGGGCAATAACAATGGTGAGATTGAAGATGGGAGCTTTGGAGGTTGGGGTAAAATGACGAGAAGGCCGAGGAGACAAAGATGTCCTTCTTCATCAACTGTAACTACTACAAGTGTAACAACCAACGTTCATCATCACACGCGGATGTCACGTGATGGTTGGGAATAAAATTGTATTTGTGATACCATAGATTTATCATTTTACTGTCTGattctttttcaaaaatgttATGGTATAGAGATGGAGAAAGATAATATATCAGACTGTTTGTGATAGATATTTTCACCAgtggaatttttttaatttgttttcgcCTCGTGATGTTATTATAttcatgaaaatatttattttttagcaTTGTTCTAAAATGTTTGCTAAAGTGGCAAATTAGATCTAAACGgagtaatttaaaaaataaattaatctaGGTATTCGAAAAATTGGTCTAAAGTCTAAACACatgaataattaataatttctcATAAAACATGTAATTACCGCCTAACGATTTTCGGAAACTAATTTAGATTGGTTGATTTATTTCATTATAATTGggtttatacaaaaaaaaagggttcaTGTTCGCATAATAATGTATGTTCGATCATCGATGTAAACAGAATTCATGGAGCTATTTTGGTTCTTCTGCTCAAGTAATTAATCGACATTCGCGTATTTAATTTGTAGTTTCACTAATCATTCTGACTTCCctaatttggtttataaacaCCAAAACATTTAGCATAATCACAACAAATATAGATAGATTAAGGACACAACAATGACAAAGATAGAACACATCCGCTTCCCATAGTAAACGATACAACATGATTACTTACGTACTttgttatttagttttatatcCCCATACTAAAAGTACGTaacttatttaaatttattaccACACGATATAATAACAATTTATAAAGATCAATAACCACACTTCATGAATACTTGAGCCATCTTATAGCATAACATCCCAACCCACCACCAGACACCTCTTCAGCGTGAAGCACTTGGCGGAGGAGCACCGATATCCGGGGTGTAAGGAGTAACGACGGCGCCGGAGGACTCGAAATCTTTTAGATACTTCTCGGCCTTTTCGAAGTACTGACCAGCGTCGCTTTTATCGAACCTTCCGTATTCCTGATCGACATCTAAGATATCAGCGCTGTCTCCGGCGACTTTAGCCTTGTCAAGTTTGTCTGACTCGTTACGAGCCGCGTCCTGAGCAGCTTCGGCTACAACCTTGGCACTGGCCATGAGCTCGGAGGGTGAAGCTGGTCTGTTGGCTGTTTCGGTTCCTTCTACGGGCTTGGTGTTTGTCTGGCTCATCAGGCTTGGAGTCAGAGAGTTTCTTTACCTGATCGGATAGGAAGTTCATCTttcgcttttttttttgtattctgaaaatatgatttttgtgtTGGATGTAATAGCTAGGAGatggatgtatatatatagacagAAAATGGATATATTTCCACAGTTCTACTACAAGgctattctttttaaaattaaaaagcgGGGTCCTCTACTTATTATATATGAGAACAGATTgtaaatttgttttctatttttttaagtagcgttataattatattttctattcttTTCTATTGAATCTACAAAAACTCTAATCATTTCTATTGAAACATTTCTATTGaatctataaaatattttctattgaATCTACAACGTGGTGCAGTAGAGGACCCCTCTACTAAATCTTTTCTATTGAATCTACAAAAActctaattatttatttagtttaatacTCCTGGtcgtaattatatttttctatgttaCAAAAGTATACTTTTTGAAAGTTAATGAGAAGGCATTATACACTTGCTAAAGTTTTTTCTTGAAAACACAATTGCTAAAGTTGATATGGGTTGTTTGTCGTGGCCGAAAGGAAATTTAGTGATCAGTTGATGTGAGTTGTTTGTCGTGGCCGAAAGAAAATTTAGTGATCGGTCATTACTATATTTATGACTGAATGTGATGTTTGCTTGTCAATCACACATACTTGATATCTCTTGTGTGGTGTTGAATGCATTGTTACATGTTTGGATACGAGACATCACATAAATGATCTATTGAAGGGGGCAGTCGTGTCGGTAGAAGGGTCGGTGGATGTTAAATACAATCACTTCATTTGGTCGGTGGAATAAATTACAAGTTTTTTCTAActaagaaaaaacaaagaagagcACCACGTACTCACGTAGGCCTTTCAAACTCAGCTACATACATGTCTATTATGTAAACTCAAGAGATTGAAACTTGATAGATTGATGTTGTGCTGAAGTTTTGGTTCGTGTACATGTATTGCACATATAGAATAATGTGTAACAGTGTTACGTATGGAGAATGATGTGTGATACAAGattcatagaaaaaaaaaacattaatacactagaatatttttatatgtttagttgacaaaataaacattaaaaaatattttttttataaattgaaagATTTTGTGATgctaaaaaattatttaatatatgtcTTGGTTTTTATCTACGATTTGGGGTTAAAATTTGATGCTATAATTTTcagagaaaaatataaaaggtTTTGAGATGTTTTAGTTGAGTAAATTGGTAGACTTGATCAATATGTGTTATTCAGTGTGTTATGAATTAAACAAGtttgtaaaaaaattgtgtaaatGATTTCtgatataaaaaatatgtgtttttaattattttgtgttttgtgatCTGTGTTTTTGCTGAATCTCGATTCTACGTGCTAAACCAATTTGATTGAGCACGTAATAATTAATGGTGTAACTAAACCAGCGTTCATCATCACACGCGGATGTCACGTGATGGTTGGGAATAATTGTATTTGATTGCCATAGATTATCATTACTGTCTCATTCTTTTCAAAAATGTTATCGTATAGTCGTATTGAGAGGTAGAAAGATTTAATACCAGACTGTTTGTGATAAATATTTTCATCaaggaattttattttattttcgctTGGTGATATATCATGAAGATATTTTGCTGTGGGCTTTGATTTTGATTAGTtgtgtttatttgtttttaattgggtttatagacaaaaaaaaatcaaattggtTCGGTTCACTTAAATATTGGCCatgtaaataaaaatgagaATTATAGCGTCAATGGGGAAATTTAATGGGATAAATTTCATAACCAGGATTTTTTACTTCTTGTCACAAATATATCACTAAAAAAAACTCCCTAAATTGGTATTTATGAATCCGTGAAAACACTAAATTACTTTACATactctaatcactaaataaataaaataacagaatttttttttgattaataatattttgatgattttaagaaaatatatatacatatatatgttttgacGAGTTCCTCGGACATTTCTCTATTTAATTTGTAATTTCACTAATTATTTTTGCTCCCTAATTTGTTTTATAGACACCAAAACGTTGAGCATAATCAAACAAATATAGATAGATTGAAACCGAACATTCGCTCCCCCATACTAAACGATACAACATAATTACTAACGTACTTAGTTATATCTCCCACATACTGAACGATACAACATAATCACTAACGTACGtacttatttaattttattaattaacgaTATAGTAAAAGATCAATCACTTCATGAATCCTTGAGCCATCTTGGCATAACCTCCCAACCCACCACCAGATTCCTCTTCGGCTTTCTTAGCTTCCGGTTCAGCCTGACTTACCGGAGGAGGAGCACCGGCAGCCGGAGGAGGAGTACCGGCAGCGCCGGAGGAATGGGAGGACTCGAAATCGTTTAGATACTTCTCGGCCTTGTCGAGGTACTGACCAGCGCCGCTCTTTTCATCGAGCTTTCCGTATTTTTGGGCAGCATCCAAGATATCAGCGCTGGCTCCAGCGACTTTAGCCTTGTCGAGTTTGTCTGATTCGTTACGAGCCGCGGCTTGAGCAGCTTCGGCTACAACCTTGGCACTAGCCATGAGCTCGGAGGAAGAAGCTGGTCTGTTGGCTGCTTCGGTTCCTTCGACGGGCTTGTTGTGGTCTGGCTCCTCCGGTTTGGAGTCGGAGAATTTCTTGACCTGATCGGAGAGGAAGTTCATCTTTTgttgcctttttttttgtcttctgaATATGATCTTGTGTGTGTTGGATGTAAGAACTAGGAGATAGtggtgtgtgtatatatagacAGGATATTTGTCCACTACAAGGAtattctttttcaaatttaataaatggATCCTCTATTAATTATGAGAAATAAACAAAGTTATATATAACATTGTAGACCTAACTCTTTTGTATTTAAACTACAAAATATCAGAGgaataaaaaaaactctaatcAGTTATCAAGTTTAGTACTCCTATTCTTAATAATATTGTTGTATGTTACAAAAGTATAGTTTTAGACTTTGATGAGAAGACATATTACACTTGGTAAAGTTAGTTGATGTGGGTTGTCTGTCGTGGCCGAAAGGAAATTTAGTGATCAGTTATTATTATATTCATGACTGAATGTGATGTTCGCTTGTGGATCACACACATAGATATTTCTTATGTGGTGTTCAATGCATTGTTTCAAGCTCGAATACGAGTTATCACATAATTATCATTATTGATTTCCATTAAAGGCAATTCGTGTCGGCTGAAGGTTCGGTGGATGATAAATAGTGCAATCACTTTCTTTTGTCGGTAGAGTAAAATacaagtttttttaattaagaaatagCACCACGTAGGCTTTTCAAACTCAGTTCCATACGGGTCTAATAAACATTTCTCACTGAGCCCCATAATAATAGCATTACTGTTTTCCATTGAAGGGTGAAGGCAGTCGGGTCTATGAAATTATTGGTTTTCCATTGAATGGTGAAGTCAGTCGTGTCGGCAGAAGGTTGGGTGGATGATAAATACAATCACTTTCTTTTGTAGGTAGAGTAAATGACAAGTTTtcttaaatatgaaaaaaaaaaaaaacaaaaagagcaCCCCACGTACTCAAGTATAGCCTTTCAATCTTAGCATGATACGGGTCTACCAGGCAAAATTTACTGAGCcaacaataaatacattagtgTCCCAAGGTTTACATTAGTTATTATGTTTGGAAGAATAGTAATTAACTTTAAATGCAatcttatataaatgttttggcAAGACGTccattttggtttgagttttaaGAAGAAATTAACCATAGCTTTCATGTGTGGAGATTATGAGTTGCGCTACACCTTACACGACATTTCAGCTACATTGAAGTACTCCATTAAGTGGATCATCCGTGACATTGGTGACAAGACAGCTCTCGTTTATAGTTTGGCAAAAAGGTCCAAAGTCCATTTGTTTGTTTAGAGAGTATCATGTGTAAGATTTTGCAAGGAATGATGTTGCATTTCGTTGTTTACATGGTGCATAAATCTCTTTTGATAAGCCATATCATTTATCTctcacacacacatacacattaatatataaaGCTACAAGTATATGAGATCCTTTGTTTCAGTCTCAGAAACAAGAACATGCTTTTCCAGGAATTTTACCGGTTTTACGTACAATACCGGCTCTCTCCTTCACCTTCAACTCTTCGTTCTGCCTTTGTTTCTCTGCCTGAGCTCTGGCTCCGGCAGCAATATGTTCGATGTATTCCAtgtcttctctaaatctctgcaaTCCTCTCTTTCTCCTCTGTTCTTGTTCGCTCTGCTGTTTCATGTACCAACTATGGTTAGATAAAACACATTTTCAGACTATCATGAGATTAGACTGAACAAAGTCAAATAACATTATCAACCTCAGATTTGTCCAGCTTCCTTCTAGCTTTGTCCCTCTTCTTGGCTTCCCATAAATCGATCTTTCTGTTTAACTTCTCGTACCTGAGCATGTGTAATACATATGTTAAGTGTAATAACAAAACACACATGTATAAGTCCTTTTGTTGTGTGTGTGCTGAGACTTACCTTGCTTTGATCTTAGCTAGTTCAGCTTTTTCCCAAGCATCAGCTGTTGAATCATCTTTTCGACTTGTACCCCCAGAACTTGGCCTTTTAGTTTCTCTAGGTGGAAGCCGCAGAGGCGAAGGTGTtagaggaggaggtggtggtggtagaGCACGACGTTCTGACCGTGTCCTAACCGGTGGCTGTATCTGCATTGGAGCGCCTGGCGGTTTAGATACAACTGAAGCAGGTTTTCTTGGTCTTTCATGTTTCTCCCCTGAATCTTCACGTCCTCTGGTGTGATCTCCTCCAAAGTCCATGGAGAACGTAGGAGTCTTTTTGACAGACGATGACTTCCTCACTGGAGACTTTGGCGTGGGAAGTTTGTTATCATTTAGCTCTGGTTCTTTAAATGAAAGCTGTCCTGTCTCAAcgtaattaacaaaaatgcaAAGTTGATTTGTAACATGCAGtaaataattaacttttaaaaaaacatgCAGTAAACAATAATATCCAATCTTGAGTTGTTCTTAAACGTCACCTGATGAGAATCTTCTTGATAAGCTTCTCGGTTCCTCTAAAGGAAACGCATCTTCTCGGCCACTCTGAAAAGTTTAAATTTATAGATAAATCTTTCTCAAAATATAAGAAGAATGTAATTTTCTCTTTCTTAAGAACCCTTACATG
It encodes:
- the LOC103836091 gene encoding nodulin-related protein 1, coding for MSQTNTKPVEGTETANRPASPSELMASAKVVAEAAQDAARNESDKLDKAKVAGDSADILDVDQEYGRFDKSDAGQYFEKAEKYLKDFESSGAVVTPYTPDIGAPPPSASR
- the LOC103836092 gene encoding nodulin-related protein 1-like, with product MNFLSDQVKKFSDSKPEEPDHNKPVEGTEAANRPASSSELMASAKVVAEAAQAAARNESDKLDKAKVAGASADILDAAQKYGKLDEKSGAGQYLDKAEKYLNDFESSHSSGAAGTPPPAAGAPPPVSQAEPEAKKAEEESGGGLGGYAKMAQGFMK
- the LOC103836093 gene encoding remorin 1.4; this translates as MDSLIKQTRRRHPAARVKTNEVDSATREKNVPPRKSVSFEEDKKKPSNWLEKQFSRQMSDQSYDSISDMDYASAVAATAYAITTFEETRLESYHSGREDAFPLEEPRSLSRRFSSGQLSFKEPELNDNKLPTPKSPVRKSSSVKKTPTFSMDFGGDHTRGREDSGEKHERPRKPASVVSKPPGAPMQIQPPVRTRSERRALPPPPPPLTPSPLRLPPRETKRPSSGGTSRKDDSTADAWEKAELAKIKARYEKLNRKIDLWEAKKRDKARRKLDKSEQSEQEQRRKRGLQRFREDMEYIEHIAAGARAQAEKQRQNEELKVKERAGIVRKTGKIPGKACSCF